A part of Sugiyamaella lignohabitans strain CBS 10342 chromosome D, complete sequence genomic DNA contains:
- the RIM21 gene encoding Rim21p (pH sensor molecule, component of the RIM101 pathway; has a role in cell wall construction and alkaline pH response; is glycosylated and phosphorylated; interacts with Dfg16p and Rim9p to form a pH-sensing complex; localization to the plasma membrane is dependent on Dfg16p and Rim9p; has similarity to A. nidulans PalH; GO_component: GO:0016021 - integral component of membrane [Evidence IEA]; GO_component: GO:0016021 - integral component of membrane [Evidence ISM] [PMID 12192589]; GO_component: GO:0016020 - membrane [Evidence IEA]; GO_component: GO:0005886 - plasma membrane [Evidence IEA,IEA]; GO_component: GO:0005886 - plasma membrane [Evidence IDA] [PMID 23019326]; GO_function: GO:0003674 - molecular_function [Evidence ND]; GO_process: GO:0030437 - ascospore formation [Evidence IMP] [PMID 10821185]; GO_process: GO:0071469 - cellular response to alkalinity [Evidence IMP] [PMID 23019326]; GO_process: GO:0009272 - fungal-type cell wall biogenesis [Evidence IGI,IMP] [PMID 16524906]; GO_process: GO:0001403 - invasive growth in response to glucose limitation [Evidence IMP] [PMID 10821185]), translating into MEGPGFVWIPPRKQPAPPAPSLLGDMPPPPPPPSEKSGSESDCKQLAIPVGTISLNNETLFITNSGIYLVGCDKNQNLSRSDQLSSDSLEDYLNSKDIASPISGSELQQKTEADNDDTDSYYSMRSPFYGSVAPVIYTLAGATVLGWLLLILLIISTKKRPWLQKFSTLALAALLTATLAQAFNELDNQYAAGYQDSFELQKATLGALSFEIPAVIVQAIMWLAHIQIVLRIFGPRKEVLMVKIVGGILLILEIIFWSIGLFVDRNRSLNATRLHENQWIIVAYAFEIVFVTVYAVCMLAYSLRKARYAYNDRTYIIALFSTATLVAPLVFIGLFSSRWIIGWAVYCVYISNGAATVVLWDWLDAIELYEKQEQRNGIMGRQVYEDEMALEFKSKLVTQFRGSNSTDNGGDSVTSSSDPGSKAKIKGWVVAKIKSPLLDFSWTKWQHIFRVGASPASLWTNYNSTRRMQTSDVDLSEMQGTDNSGANNYAGFSNEDGTRRKASGQIGGDDISLSPSQSPGMGFPTPQPDLTTVITIDDRLQRFIHPVKQSSSVLRASGLSVGENAFVNSPQGQMNAREGYHNASNSISNVNRINDVSNMNNMNHNMNAIINNNENIDDDDSDDDDLYVVVQRNDEAPSQLANQHVYSHDTQGDDDEEPPNVFNRIPGFDPGDYWDDKAPSSSHRQ; encoded by the coding sequence ATGGAAGGCCCAGGGTTTGTGTGGATTCCACCGAGGAAGCAGCCGGCTCCACCTGCACCTTCTCTTCTTGGAGATATGCCacctccccctcctcctccatcAGAAAAAAGCGGTTCTGAGTCGGATTGTAAACAGCTTGCCATTCCAGTAGGAACGATTTCGCTGAATAATGAAACCCTTTTCATAACCAACTCGGGTATTTATCTGGTTGGATGTGATaagaatcagaatcttTCCAGGAGCGATCAGTTGTCTTCGGACTCCCTTGAAGATTACTTGAACTCTAAAGATATCGCATCGCCGATATCAGGCTCTGagcttcaacaaaaaacagaagcagACAACGATGATACGGATTCATATTACTCCATGAGAAGTCCGTTTTACGGTAGTGTTGCACCTGTTATCTATACTTTAGCGGGTGCTACTGTTCTCGGGTGGTTGCTACTCATCCTTCTTATCATATCGACTAAGAAAAGACCCTGGCTACAAAAATTCTCGACTTTAGCATTAGCTGCTCTTTTAACAGCTACACTCGCACAAGCATTTAACGAGCTCGACAATCAGTATGCAGCAGGATACCAAGACTCGTTTGAACTTCAAAAAGCCACTCTTGGAGCACTTTCTTTTGAGATTCCGGCTGTCATTGTTCAGGCCATTATGTGGCTGGCTCACATTCAGATAGTTTTACGAATATTCGggccaagaaaagaagTACTAATGGTGAAGATTGTGGGTGGAATACTGTTGATATTAGAGATAATTTTCTGGAGCATAGGACTTTTTGTCGACAGAAATAGGTCGTTAAATGCCACTAGACTACATGAGAATCAGTGGATAATAGTGGCATATGCTTTTGAAATAGTTTTCGTTACCGTTTATGCTGTTTGTATGTTGGCTTATTCATTGCGCAAAGCAAGATATGCTTACAATGATAGGACATATATTATCGCACTCTTTTCCACAGCTACTTTGGTTGCTCCATTGGTGTTTATTGGCCTTTTTTCATCCAGGTGGATCATTGGCTGGGCGGTATACtgtgtatatatatcgAATGGCGCTGCTACCGTGGTTTTGTGGGATTGGCTTGATGCTATAGAGCTTTATGAGAAACAGGAGCAAAGAAACGGGATTATGGGTCGTCAAGTTTATGAAGATGAGATGGCGTTGGAATTTAAATCCAAGCTAGTGACACAGTTTAGAGGATCAAATAGTACTGACAACGGAGGTGACAGTGTTACGAGTAGCTCAGATCCAGGTTCCAAAGCCAAAATTAAAGGCTGGGTGGTGGCTAAAATAAAGTCTCCATTGCTCGACTTTTCATGGACAAAATGGCAACATATCTTTCGTGTAGGTGCTAGTCCAGCTAGTTTGTGGACAAATTATAATAGCACCCGAAGAATGCAGACTTCAGATGTTGATTTATCAGAAATGCAAGGTACTGATAATTCTGGGGCCAATAACTATGCTGGTTTTAGTAATGAGGATGgtacaagaagaaaagctAGTGGTCAgattggtggtgatgatatctCTTTGAGCCCATCACAGTCACCGGGCATGGGATTTCCTACACCACAGCCCGATTTGACAACTGTTATTACAATTGATGATCGGTTGCAGAGATTTATCCATCCTGTCAAGCAGAGCAGTAGTGTTCTTCGAGCATCTGGTCTCTCTGTTGGTGAGAATGCATTTGTAAACTCTCCCCAGGGTCAAATGAATGCAAGGGAAGGATACCACAATGctagcaacagcatcagcaatgTCAACAGGATCAATGATGTTAGCAACATGAACAATATGAACCACAATATGAATGCTATCATTAATAATAACGAAAACAtcgacgatgatgattcggatgatgatgatctgTATGTTGTCGTACAAAGAAATGATGAAGCCCCATCGCAACTGGCAAATCAACATGTCTATAGTCATGATACTCAGGGagacgacgatgaggaaCCACCTAATGTGTTTAACCGAATTCCTGGATTCGACCCTGGCGATTATTGGGACGACAAGGCTCCGTCATCTTCTCACAGGCagtga
- the MNN2 gene encoding Mnn2p (Alpha-1,2-mannosyltransferase; responsible for addition of the first alpha-1,2-linked mannose to form the branches on the mannan backbone of oligosaccharides, localizes to an early Golgi compartment; GO_component: GO:0005794 - Golgi apparatus [Evidence IEA]; GO_component: GO:0005794 - Golgi apparatus [Evidence IDA] [PMID 9756928]; GO_component: GO:0000139 - Golgi membrane [Evidence IEA]; GO_component: GO:0016021 - integral component of membrane [Evidence IEA]; GO_component: GO:0016020 - membrane [Evidence IEA]; GO_function: GO:0000026 - alpha-1,2-mannosyltransferase activity [Evidence IMP] [PMID 9756928]; GO_function: GO:0016740 - transferase activity [Evidence IEA]; GO_process: GO:0006486 - protein glycosylation [Evidence IEA,IEA]; GO_process: GO:0006486 - protein glycosylation [Evidence IMP] [PMID 9756928]), with amino-acid sequence MTSIRELRTKCLLVVAAGLLFLSYGFWHFNNTGRQLSRVVPTEPFHSPTDIDTTSQVLDPGASVPDTTLGSEELHRPNSPSASGGNIDSEAEGESDSVAEPESEPANKVEQENDKEDGSGSKDESGNIYSSEDQNRANHEPITTSSNPTILSSFLVTHRSSGPIETTSISSTKTHNVLPNTTRSPTGTARRPSRPFEPKTTSETKTTWAQIEVQRILYIRSLLSIFEDNRPNIEPLNKYKYDKTVQQSDEKSTKEELSNFLVVGDDDKAKLTESHRNFVKSIPSSYPEGMFNGSGVVFTSGGAYLPVMVAALKMLRRVSPDIPVEVFMANKDEYEPDICSKVLPSLGARCFILQDVYGDNFFRSFDIHSYQFKSLAILASSFENVIFMDSDNMLFRDVEQSLHQEPFNSTGYVVWPDYWDRTVSPDFYDIAGIELGDRVRGDLSITDPNLVPEADLENAIPNKTSESGQLMISKSKHYKTLLLSIYYNLNGFNAYYKLLSQGGPGEGDKETYIAAARALNATVHQIKSPLITTGMVRPNGIYKGVGMMQALPYDDYEKHVLKAQPETWIPRILFVHFNVFKLNLRLLLEGEEKDVFQSDETRIRFCGPAGKSPALEHQDFELLMWREVVWEACDMPKMGANFRDWKDADMSYMCSEAARHYAWLVNTTNSA; translated from the coding sequence ATGACGAGTATAAGAGAACTCCGTACCAAGTGCCTGTTGGTTGTCGCAGCTGGTCTGTTATTCCTAAGCTATGGTTTCTGGCATTTCAACAATACAGGCCGCCAGCTGTCGCGTGTTGTACCAACGGAACCATTTCATAGTCCGACCGATATAGATACCACTTCACAGGTACTTGATCCGGGAGCTTCGGTGCCAGATACAACTCTAGGATCAGAAGAACTGCATAGACCCAACTCGCCTTCAGCTTCAGGGGGAAATATTGATTCGGAAGCTGAAGGTGAATCTGATTCAGTGGCCGAGCCCGAATCAGAGCCTGCAAATAAAGTTgagcaagaaaatgacAAGGAGGACGGGTCTGGATCAAAGGATGAATCCGGCAATATTTACAGCTCGGAAGACCAAAATCGAGCTAATCATGAACCTATCACTACCAGTTCGAACCCGACTATACTATCTTCATTTCTAGTAACTCACCGCAGTTCTGGTCCCATAGAGACcaccagtatcagcagcacaAAAACCCACAATGTATTGCCAAACACCACAAGATCCCCAACTGGAACAGCCAGGCGGCCGTCAAGACCATTCGAACCCAAAACCACTTCcgaaacaaaaacaacttGGGCCCAGATTGAAGTCCAGCGCATTCTTTACATCAGGTCATTACTTTCCATATTCGAAGACAACCGACCGAATATCGAACCCCTGAATAAATACAAGTACGACAAAACGGTACAACAGTCAGATGAAAAGTCTACAAAGGAGGAATTGTCGAATTTccttgttgttggtgatgacgaTAAAGCCAAACTTACTGAGTCACACCGTAACTTTGTAAAAAGTATACCATCTTCGTACCCCGAGGGAATGTTTAATGGTAGTGGTGTGGTATTCACTTCAGGAGGGGCTTATCTTCCTGTAATGGTAGCTGCTCTGAAAATGTTACGACGAGTATCGCCTGACATTCCTGTCGAGGTTTTTATGGCCAATAAAGACGAATATGAACCTGATATTTGCAGCAAAGTTCTACCAAGTCTCGGTGCCAGATGTTTCATCCTTCAGGATGTCTATGGCGACAACTTTTTTCGGTCGTTTGATATTCATTCATATCAGTTCAAGTCTTTGGCAATTCTAGCCTCGtcttttgaaaatgtcATTTTCATGGACTCAGATAACATGCTCTTCCGAGACGTTGAACAGTCACTTCATCAAGAGCCATTCAACAGTACTGGATACGTTGTATGGCCCGATTACTGGGATAGAACTGTATCACCTGATTTCTACGATATTGCCGGCATCGAGTTAGGAGATCGGGTAAGAGGTGATTTATCTATCACAGACCCGAATCTGGTTCCTGAGGCCGATCTGGAGAATGCCATTCCTAACAAAACCTCTGAGTCGGGTCAACTAATGATTTCCAAGTCAAAGCACTACAAGACATTACTtctttctatttattacaaCCTGAATGGCTTCAATGCCTACTACAAATTATTATCACAAGGGGGTCCTGGAGAAGGCGATAAAGAAACCTACATTGCTGCAGCAAGAGCGCTGAACGCAACTGTACACCAAATCAAAAGTCCTCTAATAACAACAGGAATGGTCCGTCCTAACGGAATATATAAGGGAGTTGGTATGATGCAGGCCCTTCCCTACGACGATTATGAGAAGCATGTTCTAAAAGCCCAGCCTGAAACTTGGATACCGCGTATCCTTTTTGTTCACTTCAACGTGTTTAAACTAAACCTTCGATTACTTcttgaaggagaagaaaaggatGTCTTCCAATCTGACGAGACCCGTATTCGATTCTGTGGTCCTGCTGGGAAATCGCCAGCTCTAGAGCATCAAGATTTTGAGCTGCTGATGTGGCGTGAAGTTGTTTGGGAGGCTTGCGACATGCCTAAAATGGGCGCTAATTTTAGAGACTGGAAAGATGCTGATATGTCATACATGTGCTCTGAAGCTGCCAGGCACTATGCTTGGTTGGTAAATACCACCAACTCTGCCtaa
- the ECI1 gene encoding dodecenoyl-CoA isomerase (Peroxisomal delta3,delta2-enoyl-CoA isomerase; hexameric protein that converts 3-hexenoyl-CoA to trans-2-hexenoyl-CoA, essential for the beta-oxidation of unsaturated fatty acids, oleate-induced; ECI1 has a paralog, DCI1, that arose from the whole genome duplication; GO_component: GO:0005777 - peroxisome [Evidence IEA,IEA]; GO_component: GO:0005777 - peroxisome [Evidence IDA] [PMID 9813046]; GO_component: GO:0005777 - peroxisome [Evidence IDA] [PMID 9837886]; GO_function: GO:0003824 - catalytic activity [Evidence IEA]; GO_function: GO:0004165 - dodecenoyl-CoA delta-isomerase activity [Evidence IEA]; GO_function: GO:0004165 - dodecenoyl-CoA delta-isomerase activity [Evidence IDA,IMP] [PMID 9813046]; GO_function: GO:0004165 - dodecenoyl-CoA delta-isomerase activity [Evidence IDA,IMP] [PMID 9837886]; GO_function: GO:0016853 - isomerase activity [Evidence IEA]; GO_process: GO:0006635 - fatty acid beta-oxidation [Evidence IEA]; GO_process: GO:0006635 - fatty acid beta-oxidation [Evidence IDA] [PMID 9813046]; GO_process: GO:0006635 - fatty acid beta-oxidation [Evidence IDA] [PMID 9837886]; GO_process: GO:0006631 - fatty acid metabolic process [Evidence IEA]; GO_process: GO:0006629 - lipid metabolic process [Evidence IEA]; GO_process: GO:0008152 - metabolic process [Evidence IEA]) has product MSVSVEDSILYEVKGKTAIITLNLPKVFNALAFEHYQRLDELVQKAAKDPNTVVTLIQSTGKFFSAGANVSGAGQRPTGDYVEMRRNYIAGFGARNLSITETFYNHPKVLVVALNGPVIGLSAALVALADFIYAVDSTFLLTPFANIGLVAEGASSYTLLQRLGWSKASEALLASRPIDAKTLADRGFINELFKKSDFKSVEEFNAKVLSIIENSFSHLDHDSVKDIKQLLLLSMRSNLQVANSTEVIGGIEKFSLGIPQKRFAALAAKKLKHKL; this is encoded by the coding sequence ATGTCCGTATCAGTTGAAGACTCTATTCTCTACGAGGTCAAGGGAAAGACCGCTATTATTACTTTGAACCTACCCAAGGTGTTCAATGCGTTAGCTTTCGAGCACTACCAAAGACTCGATGAGTTGGTCCAAAAAGCAGCTAAAGACCCCAACACGGTTGTTACTCTGATCCAGAGTACTGGAAAGTTTTTCTCAGCTGGTGCTAATGTTAGCGGTGCTGGTCAAAGACCAACTGGAGACTATGTTGAAATGAGACGAAATTATATTGCAGGATTTGGTGCGCGTAACCTTTCCATCACCGAGACTTTTTACAACCACCCCAAGGTTTTGGTTGTCGCACTCAATGGACCAGTTATCGGACTCAGTGCTGCTTTAGTGGCTTTGGCTGACTTTATTTATGCAGTTGATTCCACTTTCCTACTGACACCATTTGCCAATATTGGTTTGGTGGCCGAAGGTGCTAGTTCTTACACTCTTCTTCAACGTCTTGGCTGGTCCAAGGCTAGTGAAGCTCTTTTAGCATCAAGACCCATTGATGCTAAGACGCTAGCTGATAGAGGTTTCATCAATGAATTGTTCAAGAAGTCTGATTTCAAGTCTGTTGAAGAGTTCAATGCCAAGGTTCTGTCTATCATTGAGAACAGTTTCAGCCACTTGGACCACGATTCTGTCAAGGATATTAagcaacttcttcttttgtctATGAGATCCAACCTCCAAGTTGCTAATAGTACTGAAGTCATTGGCGGTATTGAGAAGTTCTCACTTGGAATTCCTCAAAAGCGATTTGCTGCCTTGGCTGCTAAGAAACTCAAGCATAAGCTTTAA
- the COQ3 gene encoding hexaprenyldihydroxybenzoate methyltransferase (O-methyltransferase; catalyzes two different O-methylation steps in ubiquinone (Coenzyme Q) biosynthesis; component of a mitochondrial ubiquinone-synthesizing complex; phosphoprotein; GO_component: GO:0019898 - extrinsic component of membrane [Evidence IDA] [PMID 10419476]; GO_component: GO:0016020 - membrane [Evidence IEA]; GO_component: GO:0005743 - mitochondrial inner membrane [Evidence IEA,IEA]; GO_component: GO:0005743 - mitochondrial inner membrane [Evidence IDA] [PMID 10419476]; GO_component: GO:0005739 - mitochondrion [Evidence IEA]; GO_component: GO:0005739 - mitochondrion [Evidence IDA] [PMID 10760477]; GO_component: GO:0005739 - mitochondrion [Evidence IDA] [PMID 14576278]; GO_component: GO:0005739 - mitochondrion [Evidence IDA] [PMID 16823961]; GO_function: GO:0008425 - 2-polyprenyl-6-methoxy-1,4-benzoquinone methyltransferase activity [Evidence IEA]; GO_function: GO:0061543 - 3-demethylubiquinone-6 3-O-methyltransferase activity [Evidence IMP] [PMID 10419476]; GO_function: GO:0008689 - 3-demethylubiquinone-9 3-O-methyltransferase activity [Evidence IEA]; GO_function: GO:0004395 - hexaprenyldihydroxybenzoate methyltransferase activity [Evidence IEA]; GO_function: GO:0004395 - hexaprenyldihydroxybenzoate methyltransferase activity [Evidence IMP] [PMID 1885593]; GO_function: GO:0008168 - methyltransferase activity [Evidence IEA]; GO_function: GO:0016740 - transferase activity [Evidence IEA]; GO_process: GO:0032259 - methylation [Evidence IEA]; GO_process: GO:0006744 - ubiquinone biosynthetic process [Evidence IEA,IEA,IEA]; GO_process: GO:0006744 - ubiquinone biosynthetic process [Evidence IDA] [PMID 10419476]; GO_process: GO:0006744 - ubiquinone biosynthetic process [Evidence IMP] [PMID 1885593]), with translation MNLLRMDYVRDTLAKYSPGDLPGYSLDLLPKAIRDQFEGNQSIGYENQYEVLDVGCGGGLLSESLARLKEVRQVRGIDLTSDVLEVAKDHMKKDPILKSKLDYRLMGIDQVPENEKYDIVTLFEMLEHVPRPAEVLDAALKRVKPGGWVFISTINRTPIAYFTTIFMGEDVLRIVPKGTHTYDKYINEQELRDFFSDKSDWDVVRSDGCFFMPFLDWQLTSNRSIGNYFLVARRRL, from the coding sequence ATGAACCTTCTACGAATGGATTATGTTCGAGACACTTTGGCCAAATATAGTCCTGGAGACTTGCCGGGTTACTCGCTTGATCTCCTGCCAAAGGCTATCAGGGATCAGTTTGAAGGTAATCAGTCAATTGGCTATGAAAATCAGTACGAAGTGCTAGATGTAGGCTGTGGAGGTGGTTTGCTGTCAGAGAGTCTTGCTAGGCTGAAAGAGGTGCGGCAAGTTCGTGGCATTGATCTCACTAGTGACGTGCTAGAAGTCGCCAAGGATCACATGAAAAAAGACCCGATATTGAAGTCCAAACTTGATTATCGACTTATGGGCATTGATCAGGTGCCGGAAAACGAGAAATATGATATTGTGACTCTTTTTGAAATGCTGGAACATGTGCCACGACCTGCTGAGGTTCTTGATGCTGCTCTTAAACGAGTTAAACCTGGCGGTTGGGTGTTCATCTCTACTATCAACCGTACTCCTATTGCATACTTCACGACCATTTTTATGGGTGAAGACGTTCTCCGAATCGTTCCAAAGGGCACTCATACCTATGACAAATACATTAATGAGCAGGAACTGCGTGACTTTTTCTCTGACAAATCCGACTGGGACGTCGTCCGCAGCGATGGCTGTTTTTTTATGCCATTTCTCGACTGGCAACTAACGTCGAACCGGTCTATCGGTAACTACTTCCTAGTTGCTCGTCGCAGACTCTAA
- the VPS60 gene encoding Vps60p (Protein involved in late endosome to vacuole transport; cytoplasmic and vacuolar membrane protein; required for normal filament maturation during pseudohyphal growth; may function in targeting cargo proteins for degradation; interacts with Vta1p; GO_component: GO:0005737 - cytoplasm [Evidence IDA] [PMID 11914276]; GO_component: GO:0005768 - endosome [Evidence IEA]; GO_component: GO:0010008 - endosome membrane [Evidence IEA]; GO_component: GO:0000329 - fungal-type vacuole membrane [Evidence IDA] [PMID 14562095]; GO_component: GO:0000329 - fungal-type vacuole membrane [Evidence IDA] [PMID 23708375]; GO_component: GO:0016020 - membrane [Evidence IEA]; GO_component: GO:0005774 - vacuolar membrane [Evidence IEA]; GO_component: GO:0005773 - vacuole [Evidence IEA]; GO_function: GO:0003674 - molecular_function [Evidence ND]; GO_process: GO:0030447 - filamentous growth [Evidence IMP] [PMID 12940986]; GO_process: GO:0032511 - late endosome to vacuole transport via multivesicular body sorting pathway [Evidence IGI] [PMID 18032584]; GO_process: GO:0015031 - protein transport [Evidence IEA,IEA]; GO_process: GO:0006810 - transport [Evidence IEA]) — protein MNRIFGSKTTAPKPSLMDAVNSIDNRVATLDVKLAKLNAELSTYQQKMSRMRDGPGKNALKQKALKILKQRRQVESQKDQLQSQSWNMEQAAMTSENLRNTMATVDAMKTANKELKRQYGKINIDKIESLQDEMADLLEVSEELQSTMSRNYAVPDDIDEAELDAELEALGEEMEFEQLNEPTAEGTPSYLTEDSSLPTFVDEPVEHDKQEVAAS, from the coding sequence ATGAATAGAATATTTGGATCGAAAACGACGGCTCCAAAGCCGTCGTTGATGGATGCCGTCAACAGTATTGACAATCGAGTAGCGACGCTGGACGTCAAGTTGGCCAAGTTGAATGCTGAACTGAGTACTTATCAGCAGAAGATGTCGCGAATGCGAGATGGACCAGGAAAAAACGCTTTGAAACAAAAAGCACTCAAGATCTTGAAACAGAGACGACAAGTTGAATCACAAAAGGACCAATTGCAGTCTCAGAGTTGGAACATGGAGCAAGCAGCCATGACATCGGAGAATCTACGAAATACTATGGCTACAGTGGATGCTATGAAAACTGCCAATAAGGAGCTCAAGAGACAATATGGCAAGATCAATATCGATAAAATCGAGTCACTACAAGACGAGATGGCGGATCTGCTAGAAGTTTCTGAAGAGCTACAGTCGACCATGTCACGTAACTATGCAGTACCGGACGACATTGACGAAGCTGAGTTAGATGCTGAACTTGAAGCACTGGGTGAAGAAATGGAATTTGAGCAGCTCAACGAGCCAACAGCCGAAGGAACTCCTAGTTATCTAACTGAAGATTCGAGTCTACCAACGTTTGTTGACGAACCTGTGGAGCACGACAAACAGGAAGTGGCTGCTTCCTAA